A genomic window from Haladaptatus caseinilyticus includes:
- a CDS encoding inositol monophosphatase family protein has protein sequence MTESRPELAERAARAGSEIALDGFRTDLAVETKANKTDVVTEADRESQRRVIDVIQEVYPDDAVVGEEEDALKDVPAEGDVWIIDPIDGTNNFVRGIPIWTTSVAAVRDGETVAAANVCPALGDVYTADAEGTYLNGERVSVSDRTDPETFTVCPTIWWDFDRRDEYSATVRGILERFGDMRRFGCAQIALGMVASGALEGTITNVEPNPWDTVAGVHMVRQAGGRVTDIHGDRWTTERRGLVASNGEAHEAVLAAAREAEAYRRE, from the coding sequence ATGACCGAATCACGACCCGAACTCGCCGAACGTGCGGCGAGGGCGGGAAGCGAAATCGCCCTGGACGGCTTTCGAACCGACCTCGCGGTGGAAACGAAAGCGAACAAAACCGACGTGGTGACCGAAGCCGACCGGGAGAGCCAACGCCGAGTCATCGACGTGATTCAGGAGGTGTATCCCGACGATGCGGTCGTGGGCGAGGAAGAGGACGCACTGAAGGACGTTCCGGCGGAAGGCGACGTCTGGATAATCGACCCCATCGATGGCACGAACAACTTCGTCCGCGGGATACCGATATGGACGACCAGCGTCGCCGCGGTCCGCGACGGCGAGACTGTGGCCGCCGCAAACGTCTGTCCGGCACTCGGAGACGTTTACACGGCAGACGCGGAGGGGACGTACTTGAACGGCGAACGGGTTTCGGTCAGCGACCGCACCGACCCGGAGACGTTCACCGTCTGCCCGACCATCTGGTGGGACTTCGACCGCCGGGACGAATACAGCGCGACAGTTCGTGGGATTCTCGAACGGTTCGGCGACATGCGTCGATTCGGCTGTGCCCAAATCGCCCTTGGAATGGTCGCAAGCGGCGCGTTGGAGGGCACCATTACGAACGTCGAACCGAACCCGTGGGACACCGTGGCAGGTGTGCACATGGTTCGACAGGCCGGTGGGCGAGTAACGGACATTCACGGGGACCGGTGGACGACCGAAAGAAGGGGGCTGGTCGCATCCAACGGGGAGGCTCACGAAGCGGTGCTCGCCGCGGCCCGCGAAGCCGAAGCCTACCGTAGAGAATAG
- a CDS encoding Lrp/AsnC family transcriptional regulator, with translation MKLDDTDRAILHALQKDARTPFSEIARQIDMSSATVHDRVNRMEEAGVITGYHANVNPKEVSLGISAFVGLRVEQGREKDTLKKLEDIDGIQEVHLTTGSWDVMVRVYAENADSLRELMFDTIAQMDGFARSQTMVVLGSPFESEELPLVLDDPE, from the coding sequence ATGAAGCTGGATGACACGGACCGCGCTATCCTCCACGCACTCCAAAAAGACGCTCGGACGCCCTTCAGCGAAATCGCCCGACAGATCGACATGTCCAGCGCGACGGTTCACGACCGGGTTAACCGGATGGAAGAAGCCGGAGTGATCACCGGGTATCACGCCAACGTCAACCCGAAAGAAGTCTCGCTCGGTATCTCCGCGTTCGTCGGCCTCCGCGTCGAACAGGGTCGGGAAAAGGACACGCTCAAAAAACTCGAAGACATCGATGGAATTCAGGAAGTCCATCTCACGACCGGGTCGTGGGACGTGATGGTACGGGTGTACGCCGAGAACGCGGACAGCCTCCGCGAACTGATGTTCGACACGATCGCCCAGATGGATGGGTTCGCCCGCTCACAGACGATGGTGGTTCTCGGGTCACCGTTCGAGAGCGAGGAATTGCCGCTCGTCCTCGACGACCCGGAATAG
- a CDS encoding DUF63 family protein — translation MDTASEGIDNERTWAGVVAVTVVALVGGALAFPRQVYDGFIWHYFWGPVAADAKGAECAIRVGGATKYIYDRGACAGLAEPVAEPGYTLVSEVGYAVTLIVALLGLVFLLRRLDIGRDRSLFYALFPFMLFGGALRVVEDADNALQQAGNGAIPFPWNTLIISPIIYFTVFAMTLAAVVASVALARRGIVDEYEYPLAGIGTVVLAITVGYLFVLAVTTKQVNLFPQILVVVLGGATLVTAITWAAVERFAPEVNAGTKGIGAVIIWGHAVDGVANVAVLDWALALGLAGEYTAKHPVNRGIIDITSAVLPASITSVIGTAWPFLLVKIVAALAVVWVFDERIFEESPRYAILLLIAILAVGLGPGTRDMLRAAFGI, via the coding sequence ATGGACACTGCAAGCGAGGGAATAGATAACGAACGAACCTGGGCGGGAGTCGTCGCCGTCACGGTCGTCGCACTCGTCGGCGGCGCACTCGCATTCCCAAGACAGGTGTACGACGGCTTTATTTGGCACTACTTTTGGGGACCGGTCGCGGCCGATGCGAAGGGCGCGGAGTGTGCGATTCGCGTGGGCGGAGCGACCAAATACATCTATGACCGTGGAGCATGTGCAGGACTCGCGGAACCGGTCGCGGAACCGGGTTACACGCTCGTATCGGAAGTCGGCTACGCGGTAACGCTCATCGTCGCGTTGCTCGGACTTGTCTTTCTCCTCCGCCGACTCGACATCGGGCGCGACAGGAGTCTCTTCTATGCCCTGTTTCCCTTCATGCTGTTCGGCGGCGCTCTCCGTGTAGTCGAAGACGCCGACAATGCGCTTCAGCAGGCCGGAAACGGAGCGATTCCGTTCCCCTGGAACACGCTCATCATCAGCCCCATCATCTACTTTACCGTCTTCGCCATGACGTTGGCCGCAGTCGTCGCGAGTGTCGCGCTGGCGCGCAGGGGAATCGTCGACGAGTACGAGTATCCGCTCGCCGGAATCGGAACGGTCGTGCTCGCCATCACCGTCGGCTATCTGTTCGTGTTGGCAGTCACGACCAAACAAGTCAACCTCTTTCCACAAATCCTCGTCGTCGTTCTCGGCGGTGCGACGTTGGTCACCGCGATTACGTGGGCAGCAGTCGAACGGTTCGCGCCCGAAGTAAATGCCGGAACCAAAGGTATCGGAGCGGTCATCATTTGGGGTCACGCGGTGGACGGCGTCGCCAACGTCGCCGTCCTCGACTGGGCGCTGGCGCTGGGACTAGCGGGTGAATACACCGCGAAGCATCCGGTCAACCGGGGCATCATCGATATCACTTCCGCCGTCCTCCCGGCATCGATAACGTCCGTCATCGGTACGGCATGGCCGTTCCTGCTCGTCAAAATCGTCGCCGCGCTCGCAGTCGTGTGGGTGTTCGACGAACGGATATTCGAGGAGAGCCCTCGCTATGCAATCCTGTTGCTTATCGCTATCCTCGCGGTCGGTCTCGGCCCCGGAACGCGCGACATGCTTCGAGCCGCGTTCGGGATCTAA
- a CDS encoding YcaO-like family protein: MSTLLGVVGTGPAADAVCAALSDADGTVTEIEASDVADVDFAVVVGEVGSKDFGRANRSGTPWLAVELGGVGGYPLPNVDAAVSGFEAETACFDCLRTRVASNVTDDSTGVAGTIDTATARFAGALAGREAVTLLAGGESAVLGGIVELPHAERRLLPVPNCPTCGNARDRTLGIEHTERTLDEAVAHAEIALDERVGVVRSLGEVSSFPVPYYLANLCDTTGFSDAHAAEQSAGVAGDWNEALMKALGEGMERYCAGIYRESTFGVARPSDLEDAISPAEFVRPTGWADPRNDELAWVPGRNLGTGDPVHLPAEFVHFPPRNARFKPAITTGLGLGNSSTEALLSGLYEVIERDATMLAWYSSFEPLGLRVEDDRFTELTKRARAENLDVTALLVTQDVDVPVVAVAVHREDEWPKFAVGSGADLDPDSAARSALAEALQNWTELNLMGPDEAANAEGSIAHYADFPEPVRAFVSPDTTIPSESVGNAVPSGIDELHTVVSRAAEAFSVYGARLTTRDVETLGFEAVRVLAPEAQPLFTDEAFFGERARVVPDALGFDPKLDREPHPYP; the protein is encoded by the coding sequence ATGAGCACCTTGCTGGGCGTCGTCGGGACCGGTCCTGCGGCCGACGCTGTATGTGCCGCACTTTCGGATGCGGACGGAACTGTCACCGAAATCGAGGCGAGCGACGTGGCCGATGTTGATTTCGCCGTGGTCGTCGGCGAAGTCGGTTCGAAGGATTTCGGTCGTGCAAACCGTTCAGGAACGCCATGGCTGGCCGTCGAACTGGGGGGTGTCGGCGGATATCCGCTTCCGAACGTGGACGCCGCGGTTTCGGGTTTCGAAGCTGAAACCGCGTGCTTCGACTGTTTGCGAACGCGTGTGGCATCGAATGTGACGGACGATAGTACCGGCGTCGCCGGTACTATCGATACTGCGACCGCTCGATTCGCCGGGGCGCTCGCTGGACGCGAAGCGGTGACGCTTCTCGCCGGTGGTGAATCGGCTGTTCTCGGCGGTATCGTGGAACTGCCGCACGCCGAGCGTCGATTGCTTCCGGTTCCGAACTGTCCGACGTGTGGCAACGCGCGTGACAGAACGCTCGGTATCGAGCATACGGAACGAACGCTGGACGAGGCGGTCGCACACGCGGAGATCGCGCTGGACGAAAGAGTCGGGGTCGTCCGGTCGCTCGGCGAGGTTTCGTCGTTTCCGGTGCCGTACTACTTGGCAAACCTGTGTGATACGACAGGGTTTAGCGACGCTCACGCCGCGGAGCAGTCGGCGGGCGTTGCAGGCGACTGGAACGAAGCGCTGATGAAAGCGCTGGGTGAAGGGATGGAGCGGTACTGTGCGGGCATCTACCGTGAATCGACGTTCGGCGTGGCACGACCATCGGACCTCGAAGACGCCATTTCGCCCGCCGAATTCGTCCGACCGACTGGATGGGCGGACCCGAGGAACGACGAGTTGGCGTGGGTTCCCGGGCGGAATCTCGGTACGGGCGACCCAGTTCATCTCCCAGCGGAGTTCGTCCACTTCCCGCCCCGAAACGCACGATTCAAGCCAGCGATAACGACGGGGTTGGGTCTAGGTAACTCCAGTACGGAGGCCCTGTTGTCGGGGTTGTACGAGGTGATAGAACGCGATGCGACGATGCTCGCGTGGTACTCGTCGTTCGAACCGCTCGGACTTCGAGTCGAGGACGATAGGTTCACCGAACTCACGAAGCGAGCGCGTGCGGAGAACTTGGACGTGACTGCGCTCCTCGTAACCCAGGACGTGGACGTTCCGGTGGTCGCTGTCGCAGTGCATCGGGAGGACGAGTGGCCGAAGTTCGCAGTCGGGTCGGGGGCGGACCTCGATCCGGACTCGGCGGCACGGTCCGCGCTCGCGGAGGCGCTCCAGAACTGGACGGAGCTGAACCTGATGGGGCCGGACGAGGCGGCGAACGCCGAGGGGTCGATCGCTCACTATGCTGACTTCCCGGAACCGGTTCGCGCGTTCGTCTCCCCTGATACGACGATTCCGAGCGAAAGCGTCGGCAATGCGGTTCCGTCGGGAATCGACGAACTCCACACCGTCGTTTCCCGGGCCGCCGAAGCGTTTTCCGTGTACGGTGCGCGTCTCACGACGCGAGACGTGGAAACGCTTGGGTTCGAGGCAGTACGCGTCCTCGCACCGGAGGCACAACCGCTGTTTACCGATGAAGCGTTCTTCGGCGAGCGCGCTCGTGTCGTTCCGGATGCGCTCGGATTCGATCCGAAACTCGACCGGGAACCCCATCCGTATCCATAA
- the tbsP gene encoding transcriptional regulator TbsP produces METKSNLLNQSVHEILRAVIDENPEVMVVVNPSADAIEELIDAATDYDGDLPEMRMLADEATLKDVMEDFIIASNAADLIDEGVLTLRTTDDSSGNSLLVTDDVVIALVTAGDRVGGLTSDDGDFVDAAYGTYTSHWEDADDFSLRTPPITRVRETLGEEISPEAEDDFNSVLSSLETARGDGDGLDEVTISLLVAAKNEALLYDISKWGEDVGIASKATFSRTKTKLEDMGLIGTEKVPIDVGRPRLRLKLANDELQTADTDQLASVAQGILH; encoded by the coding sequence ATGGAAACAAAATCGAACCTCTTGAACCAAAGCGTCCACGAAATCCTTCGTGCCGTTATCGACGAAAATCCCGAAGTCATGGTCGTCGTCAACCCGTCCGCTGATGCTATCGAAGAACTCATCGATGCAGCGACGGATTACGACGGCGATCTCCCCGAGATGCGCATGCTCGCGGACGAAGCTACGTTGAAGGACGTGATGGAGGACTTCATCATCGCCAGCAACGCTGCCGACCTCATCGACGAAGGCGTTCTCACCCTGCGAACGACGGACGATTCCTCCGGGAACTCCCTCCTCGTCACCGACGACGTGGTCATCGCACTCGTCACCGCGGGCGACCGCGTGGGCGGTCTCACCTCCGACGACGGCGACTTCGTCGATGCTGCCTACGGAACGTACACATCCCACTGGGAAGACGCGGACGACTTCTCCCTGCGCACGCCCCCGATCACGCGTGTCCGCGAGACGCTCGGAGAAGAGATCAGCCCAGAGGCGGAGGACGACTTCAACAGCGTTCTCTCGTCGCTCGAAACCGCGCGCGGTGACGGCGATGGTCTCGATGAAGTGACTATCAGCCTCCTCGTTGCGGCGAAAAACGAAGCCCTGCTCTACGACATCAGCAAATGGGGCGAGGATGTCGGTATCGCCAGCAAAGCGACGTTCTCCCGCACGAAAACCAAGCTCGAAGACATGGGCCTCATCGGTACGGAAAAGGTTCCCATCGACGTCGGCCGTCCACGTCTCCGTCTGAAGCTCGCCAACGATGAACTGCAGACCGCGGACACCGACCAGCTTGCGAGCGTCGCGCAGGGTATCCTGCACTAA